One Ostrea edulis chromosome 2, xbOstEdul1.1, whole genome shotgun sequence genomic region harbors:
- the LOC125681053 gene encoding ufm1-specific protease 2-like yields the protein MAKEICPFFGVLLGQETKAGWHITGCCHFIDPSPEKFTAQKESVSQYLSGGLQISGIFLETHSLLEKDIANTVSKYSNRHQNGLVICVRQNKDNKFSEDNIFLSTDLNHVQKPTVSITEDGPPLITVRLRHSVTLSVRVDGKKGSLKNGLSSVIENLCNTLSAASTVYRLQDTPVVFSRTSLVGVTSEDVCSSLLDLSNADQDEFVRGKQKQSKSKIERTLHCDLLQNITVTDGTSEGPLCAPIIQHNLEKFKAVKLTLPIDVCCQVHPDAMVTTLGEYMTTAICNQLRAMRDCFIKNTEGDTLPNVQSFHFQPWKSSAMITVIYPEGKTEEELESRRRELHSLFCMSMSRPVFRRGNAFLFPENIIQYGYLINPHQYITTQSMKGGTQYLVQGLYSYHHYMQDRFDDNMWGCAYRSLQTLVSWFQLQGYTNKPIPTHREIQQALVDVGDKEPKFVGSRQWIGSMEVSYCLDHIIGITSRIAFVSEGSELVTKGRELAQHFEVQGTPVMIGGGVLAHTILGVDFNEVTGDVKFLILDPHYTGAEDLKVILDKGWCGWKGMEFWDKTAHYNMCLPQRPVVI from the exons ATGGCAAAAGAGATTTGTCCATTCTTTGGTGTTTTGCTAGGCCAGGAAACTAAGGCAGGATGGCACATAACGGGATGCTGTCACTTCATTGACCCCAGTCCAGAAAAATTCACAGCCCAAAAAGAATCGGTTTCACAATATCTCTCTGGTG GATTACAGATATCTGGAATATTTTTGGAAACTCATTCTTTGCTGGAGAAAGACATTGCCAATACAGTCAGCAAATATTCTAACAGACACCAG AATGGTTTAGTGATATGTGTTAGACAAAACAAAGACAACAAATTCTCCGAGGACAATATATTTTTGTCCACCGACCTGAACCATGTACAGAAACCAACAGTCAGTATAACAGAAGATGGCCCTCCCCTCATTACAGTCAGGTTGAGGCACTCAGTTACACTTTCAGTAAGGGTGGATGGAAAAAAAG GTTCGCTGAAAAATGGATTGTCCTCTGTGATAGAAAATTTGTGCAATACCTTATCAGCGGCATCTACTGTATATAGGCTGCAGGACACACCAGTGGTGTTCAGCCGTACAAGCTTAGTCGGGGTTACATCTGAGGATGTTTGCTCCAGTTTACTTGACCTCTCCAATGCAGACCAAGATGAATTTGTCCGTGGAAAGCAGAAACAGTCAAAATCGAAGATAGAG CGAACATTGCATTGTGATCTACTGCAAAATATCACTGTTACAGATGGGACCAGTGAAGGGCCCCTTTGTGCTCCTATTATACAGCACAATCTAG AGAAATTCAAGGCTGTAAAATTGACACTCCCCATTGATGTGTGCTGTCAGGTCCACCCGGATGCCATGGTGACAACCTTAGGAGAGTACATGACAACAGCTATTTGTAACCAGCTCAGGGCAATGCGAGACTGCTTCATCAAGAATACTGAG GGTGACACTCTACCAAATGTGCAATCCTTTCATTTCCAACCATGGAAGTCCTCAGCAATGATTACAGTTATCTACCCTGAAGGGAAAACGGAGGAGGAGTTAG AAAGCAGACGTCGGGAATTACattctttgttttgtatgtCAATGTCACGACCAGTTTTTAGAAGAGGAAATGCTTTCCTTTTTCCTGAGAACATTATCCAGTATGGCTATCTCATTAACCCTCATCAGTACATTACCACTCAATCAA TGAAAGGTGGAACACAGTATTTAGTTCAGGGTCTGTACAGCTATCACCATTACATGCAGGATCGCTTTGATGACAACATGTGGGGCTGTGCCTACAGGTCTCTCCAAACCCTGGTCTCTTGGTTTCAGCTTCAAGGTTACACAAACAAACCTATACCAACTCACAGAGAAATACAACAG GCACTGGTGGATGTGGGGGACAAGGAGCCAAAGTTTGTGGGATCCCGACAATGGATTGGGTCAATGGAGGTCAGCTACTGTTTGGATCACATAATCGGG ATTACATCTCGCATTGCCTTTGTTAGTGAGGGAAGTGAACTTGTCACAAAAGGGAGAGAACTAGCACAGCACTTTGAAGTTCAGGGAACTCCGGTGATGATAG GGGGCGGAGTCCTAGCACACACTATTCTAGGAGTGGACTTTAACGAGGTCACTGGTGATGTCAAGTTTCTGATACTGGACCCTCACTACACCGGGGCAGAGGATTTGAAGGTCATTCTAGACAAG GGCTGGTGTGGTTGGAAGGGAATGGAATTCTGGGACAAGACAGCTCACTACAACATGTGTTTACCTCAAAGACCCGTCGTGATTTAA